GGCGCCGGTGTACGGACGCGCCAGCGCCGCCGCGTCCGCGCCGTCGGTGCGCGGGGCGCTCGTCTGGGGCGCCGCGCAACCGGCCAGGACAGCGCCGGCCAGCGCCAGCGCGGCGGCGGCCGCCGCCAACTGGTGCGCCATCCATGGATGCGCCGGCGATGAGCGCGCCGGCCAGATGCGCGTCCGTCGCGCCGGCCTTCCCGGCGTGCGCCGCACCGTTATTCGAGGAAACGCAGCAGGCCGGCCAGCGCGTGCGCCACCGTCTGCCGGCGCACCGCCTGGCGGTCGCCCGCGAACACCAGGCGCTCGGTATGGGTGACGTCGCCCTTCGACCAGCCGAAGCAGACGGTGCCCACCGGCTTGCCCGGCACCGCACCGGCCGGGCCGGCGATGCCGGTGGTCGACACCGCCACGTCGGCATTGCTGTTGGCGACCGCGCCCTGCGCCATGGCGGCGGCGACTTCCTCGCTGACCGCGCCGAACTGCGCGATCATGGCGGCGGATACGTCCAGCATTTCGGTCTTGGCGGCGTTCGAATAGGTCACGAAGCCGCACTCGAACGAATTGCTCGAGCCGGGAATGTCGGTGATGGCGTGCGAAATGCCGCCGCCGGTGCAGGACTCGGCGGTGGCCAGCAGCAGGCGCCGGTTGTCGAGCAGCGTGCAGACGCGGCCGGCCAGGTCGTTGATGTCGTGCGTCACGGGTGTCTCCTCCATGGGATCTCGCCGCCACCCCGTGGCGGCGTCGAAACCATTCTAGCGCGCCTGGCCCGGCCGCCGCATTGAAAACTTAGCTGGAAGACATGGTTCGCGTGGATTTTACTGATTTGTTTTGTGCGACATTGTTTTCATCCATGCTGCTATCCTGCGCCTTGCCCCTCCGGCCGCCGGGCCCGCCCGCGCCGCCGTTTATCGACCGATGCAGGACCCACATGCCGCTCCACCGTTTCGTTCATGGCCAACCGGGGGCGGGCGCGCCGGCTGCAGTACCGCGCGCGATGCCGTGTTCTTCCGCGATCGCGCCACCATGTTCGCGCCGTCCGGCGCCGTGCTCCCCGCTCTACTGCGCGCCGCCTTCGCCGTGCGCGCCCGTGCGCGCGCAGGCGCCGGCCCGCGCCGCCGCGACGCCGGAGCGCGCCGCATGACGCGCCGCTCGATCCGTGAAAAGCTGGTGGCGATCGTCATGTCGACCACGCTGGCCGCTGTGGTGATCTCGGTCGGTACCATCATCGCCTACGACCTGCGTAGCTACCAGGGCGCGCTGCGCCACGACCTGGCCACCCAGGCCGAACTGGTCGGCCACATGACCTCGGCCGCGCTGGCCTTCGACGACCCGCGCCTGGCGCGCGAGAACCTGGCGCTGCTGCGCACCCGGCCCTCGGTGCGCGCCGCCGCGCTCTACGATGCGCATGGCCAACTATTCGCTGCCTACGTGGCGCCGGGCGAGCCCAATGTCTTTCCGGCGCACGCGCCGCACACGGACGCGCGCCAGCACGGCAAGGACGCCTACACCCGCGACGGCGACGACCTGGTGCTGGTCAAGCCGATCGCCGAGAACGGCGACACGCTGGGCACGGTCTACCTGCGCGCCGACAACCTGCTGGCCGAGCGCATGCGCGACTACATCCTGATCGGCCTCGGCGTCACTTTGCTGGCGCTGCTCACCGCGTACGCGCTGGTGCGCCGCCTCGGCCAGTCGATCATCACCCCGATCGCCGCGATCACCGACATCGCGCGCGAAGTGGTGGCGCGGCGCGACTACTCGCGCCGCGCGCCGCGCATCAGCCAGGACGAGGCGGCCGAGCTGGTCGATTCGTTCAACGCCATGCTGACCGAGATCGAGCAGCGCACGCGCGCGCTGGAGGAATCGAACCGCGAGATCGCGCGCGAAGCCCAGGAGCGCGCCCGCGCGCAGCAGGAAGTGATGCGCCTGAACGAAGGGCTGGAGCAGCGCGTGCACGAGCGCACCACGCAGCTGGAGCTGGCGAATGCCGAGCTGGAAGTGGCGGTCGGCGAGGCGCATGCCGCCAACCAGGCCAAGTCGGCCTTCCTGTCCTCGATGAGCCACGAGCTGCGCACGCCGCTCAACGCCATCCTCGGCTTCGCCCAGATCCTGGCGTCCGACGCCATGCCCACCACGCTCGAGCAGAAGAAGGAATTCTCCAGCCACATCCTGAAGTCGGGGCGTCACCTGCTCACCCTGATCAACGAGATCCTCGACCTGGCCAAGGTGGAGGCGGGCGCGCTGACGCTGTCGATGGAGCCGGTGGCACTGGCCGAGATCCTGACCGAATGCCGCGGCATGATCGCGCCGCTGGCGGCGGCGCGCGGCGTGGCCGTGCAGTTTCCGCCGGCGCCGGGCGCGGTGCTGCAGGCCGACCGCACGCGCCTGAAGCAAGTGCTGCTGAACCTGCTCTCGAATGCCGTCAAGTATAATCGCGAGGGCGGCGCGGTCACACTCGACTGTGTCGACGCCGGCCCGCAGCGCCTGCGCCTGACGGTGCGCGATACCGGCATCGGCATGCGCGGCGAACAGCTGGCCGCGCTGTTCCAGCCGTTCAACCGCCTGGGGCAGGAAAGCGGTCCGCAGGAAGGCACCGGCATCGGCCTGGTGGTGACGCGCCGCCTGGTGGAAATGATGGGCGGGACGATCGGCGTCACCAGCAGCCCGGGCGAGGGCAGCGTGTTCTGGATCGAGCTGGCCACCGCGACGCCGGCCGGGGAGGCGGGCGCCGCGCCGCAGGAACCGCAGCAGGCGCGGGAAACCGCGGCGCAGGCGCCCGGCGCGCCGCACCTGGTGCTGTACATCGAGGACAATCCCGGCAATGCGCGGCTGGTGCGCGAGATCGTCGGGTTCCGGCCCGACCTGCGCCTGGTGTGCGCGGCCGACGGCCAGGCCGGCCTGGAGATCGCGCGCGCCGAGCTGCCGGAAGTGGTGCTGACCGACTTGAACCTGCCCGGCATCAGCGGGTACGATGTACTGGCCGGATTGCGGCGCGATGCGGCCACCGCGCACATCCCGGTGGTGGCGCTGTCGGCCAACGCCATGCCGCGCGACATCGAACGCGGCCTGGCCGCCGGATTCATGCGGTACCTGACCAAGCCGATCGACATCGACAAATTCAATGAGGCCATCGACGGCGCGCTGAAGCAGAAAGGATAGCCCATGAGGACCACCGCATGATTTCGCCGTCGGACATACGCCGCGCGCGCATCCTGGTCGTCGACGACGAACCGGTCAACGTGCAGCTGCTCGAGTTCCTGCTCAAGAGCAGCGGCTACGAGCAGGTGTCCAGCACGACCGACCCGCGCGAAGTGGCCCCGCTGCACGCGCAGCACCGCTACGACCTGATCATCCTCGACCTGCAGATGCCGCACATGGACGGCTTCCAGGTGATGGAGGCGCTGAAACCGATGGAGCGCGAGTCGTGGCTGCCGGTGCTGGTGGTGACGGCCGAGCCGGACAAGAAGCTGGCGGCGCTGGAGGCGGGCGCGCGCGACTTCATCGGCAAGCCGTTCGACACGGTCGAGGTGCTCACGCGCATCCGCAACCTGCTCGAGGTGCGCCTGCTGCACCGCGAATCGCGCGAGCACGGCGCGCGCATGGAAAAAAAGGTGCAGGAGCGCACCGCCGAGCTGCAGCGCTTCCGCGGCGCCATGGACGCGACGTCCGACGCCATCTTCCTGGTCGATGCCGCCACCATGGCGATGATCGACGTCAGCGACGGCGCCTGCCGCATGCTCGGGTTTTCGCGCGACGCGCTGCTGCGCATCGACCCGGTGGCGCTGGGCCTGGCCGAGCGCGGACAGCTGGAGCGCTATGCCGGCCAGGGCGTGGCCGGGCACGAACACGAGCACGGTCCCGGGTTCGAGCACGGTCAAGACTTCGAGCACGGTAAAGAGTTCGAGCACGATATCGCCGAGACCGAGATGATGTGCGGCGACGGCCAGGGCACGGTGCCGGTGGAGATCAGCTGGCAGCGCCAGCCCGGCATGCACATGCTGATCGCAGTGGCGCGCGACATCACCGAACGGCTGCAGGCGGCCCAGCGCCTGAAGGACGTGTCCAACTACGACAGCCTGACCGGCCTGCCGAACCGCACGCTGTTCTTCCAGACCCTGCGCGACGCCATCGAGCTGGCGCAGGACAAGAACTGGCGCATCGGGGTGCTGTTCATCACGCTCGACCGTTTTAAAGTGGTCAACGATTCGCTCGGGCCGTCGCTGGGCGACGAACTGCTGCGCCAGTTCAGCACGCGCCTGGTGCGCTGCGTGCGCCTGCGCGACCGGGTCGGCCGGCTCGGCGGCGACGAGTTCGCGCTGATCCTGATCATGTCCCGCGAGCAGCAGGAAGGCGAGGCGGTGGCGCTGGCCAACGAGGTGCGCGAAGCGCTGCGCACGCCGTTCGACCTGTACGGCAAGCAGGCGCTGCTGACTGCCAGCATCGGCATCGCCATGTATCCGGACGACGCGGTCGACCCCGGTACGCTGGTGAAGTATGCCGACGTGGCGATGGTGCGCGCCAAGGAGGCCGGGCGCGACGGCTACCGCTTCTTCACCGCCGGCATGAACGTGCAGGTGCTGGCGCGCCTCGACCTGGAACTGGCGCTGCGCTCGGCCCTGGACGAACGGCAGTTCGAGCTGCACTACCAGCCCAAGATGGACCTGAACACCGGCCGCATCGGCGGCGTGGAAGCGCTGCTGCGCTGGCGCCGTCCCGCCTTCGGCCTGGTCTA
The genomic region above belongs to Massilia forsythiae and contains:
- a CDS encoding ATP-binding protein, whose protein sequence is MFFRDRATMFAPSGAVLPALLRAAFAVRARARAGAGPRRRDAGARRMTRRSIREKLVAIVMSTTLAAVVISVGTIIAYDLRSYQGALRHDLATQAELVGHMTSAALAFDDPRLARENLALLRTRPSVRAAALYDAHGQLFAAYVAPGEPNVFPAHAPHTDARQHGKDAYTRDGDDLVLVKPIAENGDTLGTVYLRADNLLAERMRDYILIGLGVTLLALLTAYALVRRLGQSIITPIAAITDIAREVVARRDYSRRAPRISQDEAAELVDSFNAMLTEIEQRTRALEESNREIAREAQERARAQQEVMRLNEGLEQRVHERTTQLELANAELEVAVGEAHAANQAKSAFLSSMSHELRTPLNAILGFAQILASDAMPTTLEQKKEFSSHILKSGRHLLTLINEILDLAKVEAGALTLSMEPVALAEILTECRGMIAPLAAARGVAVQFPPAPGAVLQADRTRLKQVLLNLLSNAVKYNREGGAVTLDCVDAGPQRLRLTVRDTGIGMRGEQLAALFQPFNRLGQESGPQEGTGIGLVVTRRLVEMMGGTIGVTSSPGEGSVFWIELATATPAGEAGAAPQEPQQARETAAQAPGAPHLVLYIEDNPGNARLVREIVGFRPDLRLVCAADGQAGLEIARAELPEVVLTDLNLPGISGYDVLAGLRRDAATAHIPVVALSANAMPRDIERGLAAGFMRYLTKPIDIDKFNEAIDGALKQKG
- a CDS encoding EAL domain-containing protein, with translation MISPSDIRRARILVVDDEPVNVQLLEFLLKSSGYEQVSSTTDPREVAPLHAQHRYDLIILDLQMPHMDGFQVMEALKPMERESWLPVLVVTAEPDKKLAALEAGARDFIGKPFDTVEVLTRIRNLLEVRLLHRESREHGARMEKKVQERTAELQRFRGAMDATSDAIFLVDAATMAMIDVSDGACRMLGFSRDALLRIDPVALGLAERGQLERYAGQGVAGHEHEHGPGFEHGQDFEHGKEFEHDIAETEMMCGDGQGTVPVEISWQRQPGMHMLIAVARDITERLQAAQRLKDVSNYDSLTGLPNRTLFFQTLRDAIELAQDKNWRIGVLFITLDRFKVVNDSLGPSLGDELLRQFSTRLVRCVRLRDRVGRLGGDEFALILIMSREQQEGEAVALANEVREALRTPFDLYGKQALLTASIGIAMYPDDAVDPGTLVKYADVAMVRAKEAGRDGYRFFTAGMNVQVLARLDLELALRSALDERQFELHYQPKMDLNTGRIGGVEALLRWRRPAFGLVYPAEFVPLMEDTGMVVRVGSWIIDEACRQIAAWSADGVRDLRVAVNVSSRQFAEGDLEGDIRAALARHGVDPGLLELELTESALMSNFEHTIEVLESLKALGIRIAIDDFGTGYSSLAYLKRFPIDKLKIDIAFVRDITTNPDDAAIALAIISMAHSLHMQVIAEGVESRAQMALLRRHRCDEVQGFHIARALPADELMRLVLENRSQPSRPATDERNLQTLLVVDDDVNVLAALYRLFRRDNYRVLTAASTAEGFELLALHPVQVILCDQRMPVMNGTEFLSKVKEMYPDTIRIILSGYTGVETVLDSINRGAIYRFYTKPWNDTELRDNVRLAFREYWLTHGPYDDRKAPRDEEAA
- a CDS encoding CinA family protein encodes the protein MTHDINDLAGRVCTLLDNRRLLLATAESCTGGGISHAITDIPGSSNSFECGFVTYSNAAKTEMLDVSAAMIAQFGAVSEEVAAAMAQGAVANSNADVAVSTTGIAGPAGAVPGKPVGTVCFGWSKGDVTHTERLVFAGDRQAVRRQTVAHALAGLLRFLE